The proteins below come from a single Aptenodytes patagonicus chromosome 20, bAptPat1.pri.cur, whole genome shotgun sequence genomic window:
- the LOC143169557 gene encoding LOW QUALITY PROTEIN: olfactory receptor 6F1-like (The sequence of the model RefSeq protein was modified relative to this genomic sequence to represent the inferred CDS: inserted 1 base in 1 codon) yields the protein MFSLSQGDHGFLWRMVHEEMSFGSFPLAELMDLNTWGHMANGTSAEEFVLLGFPCTWHSRVSLVVVFALTYSLTVTGNASSIALVWMNSNLRSPMYFFLCNLSFLVIWYTTGVGPKAIGVMQGTSQTTSFSVCILQLSFLLSLGSTECFILSVMGYDCYRAIRYPLRYSSVMNSVLSARLALSSRLGGFLAISLLAFLTSRLMFCGPDVINHFPCNIDSCLALSCSDTWPVELATFLVSVIIVVASCVLTLVSYMSIPSSMLRIQSAHGQKKDFSICSAHLGVIAIWYGSTMFLYVKPSAQXSLDLNKLINTFNRVVTSLLNPFIYTLRNKEVKQALGWAFQNK from the exons aTGGATCTCAACACTTGGGGGCACATGGCAAATGGGACGAGTGCGGAAGAAtttgtccttcttggctttcCATGCACGTGGCATTCCCGGGTCTCCCTTGTGGTGGTATTTGCACTGACGTACTCCCTGACAGTAACAGGCAATGCGTCCAGCATAGCCCTCGTGTGGATGAACAGCAACCTCCGTAGCCcaatgtactttttcctctgtaatctcTCCTTTCTGGTGATCTGGTACACTACGGGTGTTGGTCCCAAAGCCATAGGAGTCATGCAGGGGACTAGCCAGACCACCTCCTTCAGTGTCTGCATCCTCCAgttgtcctttcttctctccctaggCTCCACTGAGtgttttatcctttctgtcaTGGGCTACGACTGCTACAGAGCCATACGCTACCCCTTGAGATACAGCTCCGTCATGAACAGCGTCCTCTCTGCTCGGCTGGCGCTCAGCTCCCGGCTGGGAGGCTTTCTGGCCATCTCACTGCTGGCCTTTCTGACATCCAGGCTGATGTTCTGTGGGCCAGATGTCATCAATCATTTCCCCTGCAATATAGATTCCTGCCTTGCCCTCTCCTGCAGTGACACGTGGCCCGTGGAGCTAGCGACCTTCCTTGTCTCCGTAATTATTGTGGTGGCCTCCTGTGTGCTCACCCTGGTCTCCTACATGTCCATCCCCTCTTCCATGCTGAGAATCCAGTCAGCCCATGGCCAGAAGaaggacttttccatttgctctgcccaTCTCGGTGTCATCGCGATCTGGTATGGCTCCACCATGTTCCTCTATGTCAAGCCATCGGCCC ACTCCCTGGATCTGAACAAACTCATCAATACCTTTAACAGAGttgtaacttctttgttgaaccccttcatttacacactcaggaacaaggaagtgaagcaagctctggggtgggctttccagaacaaatga